In Vibrio hippocampi, the following are encoded in one genomic region:
- a CDS encoding oligogalacturonate-specific porin KdgM family protein: protein MLNIQKTTIASLMLLVASSVSAASLDFRQEYKHDTEDYSSRVKVGAGVGNHFFGVEAMQKGKPFSEWESKGNEFEYGYKYKLTNKWTLIPSLPVTFFDGSASYKPQLRAQYKFDSGLVTKIRYRHQFREFSDDRDMETLSYITANLNYNINGFQLGLEANYTKGHDDQVFFDKGDTNWDAGIWIGYKKADWNWRPYVQFTDVSVSSQSNERQLRSRIGITYSF from the coding sequence ATGTTGAATATACAAAAAACGACCATTGCTTCATTAATGTTACTGGTAGCATCATCGGTTTCTGCTGCATCACTGGATTTTAGACAAGAGTACAAACATGACACAGAAGATTACTCTAGTCGTGTAAAAGTCGGAGCTGGGGTTGGAAATCACTTTTTTGGCGTAGAAGCAATGCAAAAAGGTAAACCATTTTCAGAGTGGGAATCAAAAGGGAACGAATTTGAATACGGATATAAGTATAAATTGACTAACAAATGGACACTTATTCCTAGTCTGCCAGTAACTTTTTTTGATGGTAGCGCCAGTTACAAACCACAACTTCGTGCTCAGTACAAGTTTGATTCTGGCTTAGTGACTAAAATCCGTTATCGTCACCAATTCAGGGAGTTTTCTGATGATCGAGACATGGAAACACTAAGTTATATTACTGCGAACCTTAACTATAATATAAACGGCTTTCAGCTTGGTCTAGAAGCCAACTACACTAAAGGGCATGATGACCAAGTTTTCTTCGATAAGGGAGATACTAACTGGGACGCCGGCATTTGGATAGGGTATAAAAAAGCAGACTGGAACTGGAGACCTTATGTTCAGTTTACAGATGTGTCTGTATCTTCTCAATCTAACGAACGACAGTTACGAAGCCGAATTGGTATTACATACAGTTTCTAA
- a CDS encoding siderophore-interacting protein encodes MIELSSHLRRIVVTGDSLADFPEDQQGSYVKVFLPQDESGEHKKRSYTIRQFDKQSHSLHLDFVINRHQGPATDWAKQAKVGDPVGIAGPGPLKLTNFQHHSYLLVADLTSMNAINGYVPRFPSGTTVKAIISVPTRSDVIDLDYDSSSNTHWHIEDETEQTLVELVTETATSMPQDSHVFMGLEAGAIRALRPVLQEQLGFSRLNIFAVGYWKQGVDADRFGQQKKAQPL; translated from the coding sequence GTGATTGAGCTTTCCTCTCACCTGCGCAGGATTGTGGTGACGGGTGACAGCCTTGCTGATTTCCCAGAGGATCAACAAGGCAGTTACGTTAAAGTGTTTCTTCCTCAAGATGAAAGTGGCGAGCATAAGAAGCGCTCTTATACGATCCGTCAGTTTGATAAACAGAGCCATTCACTTCATTTAGACTTTGTAATTAATCGTCACCAAGGGCCCGCGACAGATTGGGCAAAGCAAGCCAAGGTAGGTGACCCGGTTGGTATTGCTGGACCGGGACCACTAAAATTGACCAACTTTCAGCATCATAGTTATTTATTAGTTGCTGACCTAACGTCAATGAATGCAATCAATGGCTATGTTCCCCGTTTTCCATCAGGCACTACCGTTAAGGCGATCATCTCTGTTCCAACCCGCAGTGATGTGATTGATCTTGATTACGATTCATCCAGCAATACGCACTGGCATATCGAAGATGAAACAGAGCAGACTCTTGTTGAGTTGGTGACAGAGACCGCAACTAGCATGCCTCAAGATAGCCATGTATTCATGGGATTGGAAGCTGGGGCGATTCGGGCTTTACGTCCAGTACTTCAAGAACAACTCGGTTTTAGTCGACTGAATATCTTTGCGGTTGGTTACTGGAAGCAAGGTGTTGATGCCGATCGCTTTGGGCAACAGAAAAAAGCACAACCGCTTTAA
- a CDS encoding MFS transporter, which yields MSNTVKETLSTGRLLLMSSAVSATAANLYYNQPILPKIGAELGLTSEQLGTVPAAGQIGYAAALLLLSPLGDTVPRKRLIAILSILLVLSSLVAFSASSLLFLVAACFAIGLSANITQQLIPFAASLSTPETKGKVIGTLMTGLTVGILLSRTLSGFVAESFGWRAVFVMSATIAAIFGVLLYALLPMNTPTTKIPYPKLVASMATLIKQHATLRTSALTGALWFASFNALWATLALHVSESPFNYNAQQAGMFGVIALAGVIGAKVSGSLVSKFGSRNMISMALVIIAAGFVVSGLFADTLVGLIIGIILIDLGVFSAQVSNQVRVFSIDPQAQSRINGVYMLAYYLGGAFGSFAGIQAFERAGWLGVVGFSVVVVALGFIVNRVSKP from the coding sequence ATGTCAAACACGGTCAAAGAAACATTAAGCACCGGACGCTTATTACTGATGTCGAGCGCCGTCTCGGCAACAGCAGCCAACCTGTATTATAACCAGCCGATCTTACCCAAAATTGGGGCGGAACTCGGTCTAACAAGCGAACAATTAGGGACAGTGCCTGCGGCAGGTCAGATTGGCTACGCAGCCGCTTTGCTCTTGCTATCCCCATTGGGAGACACTGTTCCACGCAAACGCTTAATTGCGATTTTATCGATATTATTGGTGCTGTCATCACTGGTGGCGTTTTCTGCATCCAGTCTACTGTTTCTGGTTGCCGCTTGTTTTGCGATTGGCTTGAGTGCCAATATTACACAACAACTGATTCCGTTTGCGGCATCGTTAAGTACGCCGGAAACCAAAGGCAAAGTCATTGGCACTTTGATGACCGGTCTAACCGTGGGTATCTTGCTTTCTCGGACACTCAGTGGCTTTGTTGCTGAGTCGTTTGGATGGCGGGCAGTGTTTGTGATGTCTGCCACCATTGCGGCAATCTTTGGGGTGCTGCTGTATGCGCTTTTACCGATGAACACGCCGACAACAAAAATACCTTACCCAAAGCTTGTGGCAAGCATGGCGACATTGATCAAGCAACATGCCACGCTGCGTACTTCTGCATTAACTGGTGCGCTGTGGTTTGCTTCATTTAATGCGCTTTGGGCAACACTCGCGTTGCATGTCAGTGAATCACCGTTTAATTACAATGCTCAACAAGCTGGAATGTTTGGTGTCATTGCGCTGGCAGGTGTGATCGGGGCGAAAGTATCCGGTTCGCTAGTAAGCAAGTTTGGCTCTCGTAATATGATCAGTATGGCTTTAGTGATTATTGCTGCTGGTTTTGTTGTCTCGGGTCTGTTTGCTGATACATTGGTCGGATTGATTATCGGTATTATCCTTATCGACCTCGGTGTGTTCAGTGCTCAAGTATCAAACCAAGTCCGGGTATTTTCAATCGACCCACAAGCACAAAGTCGTATTAACGGTGTTTATATGCTGGCTTATTACCTTGGCGGCGCCTTTGGTTCATTTGCAGGTATTCAAGCGTTTGAACGCGCTGGCTGGCTTGGTGTCGTTGGCTTTAGTGTTGTCGTCGTGGCATTGGGGTTTATTGTTAACAGAGTGAGTAAACCATAG